Proteins from a genomic interval of Capsicum annuum cultivar UCD-10X-F1 chromosome 4, UCD10Xv1.1, whole genome shotgun sequence:
- the LOC107853247 gene encoding LRR receptor-like serine/threonine-protein kinase SIK1 yields MKLLGIQYNQLTGSMPFMIFNISRIKVIAFTRNSLSGYLPNDLCNDLPILKGLHLSINKLYGHMPTSLSNCSQLQILSLSINEFEGPIRSEIGRLSNLQKLDLGTNHFMGEIPKEISNLVELEELDLVHNSFSGQLEMENFNISRLRLISLSNNNLSGSLPPNMCFVIPNIEELYLTFTNLVGTIPHSISYLVGTIPQSCASDHISGNQNLFSNLIHSTTLSAVTLANGSRIAVKGIGDVQLLPSISLNSVLFAPECPFNLISVSKLTKRLNCSVTFLAESVVVQDQRTGKTIGTGYES; encoded by the exons ATGAAATTGTTGGGCATACAATATAATCAGCTAACAGGTTCTATGCCATTCATGATTTTCAATATCTCAAGAATCAAAGTCATTGCATTTACAAGAAATAGCTTATCGGGATATCTTCCCAATGATTTATGCAATGATCTCCCAATACTCAAAGGGCTTCATTTATCCATAAACAAGCTTTATGGTCATATGCCTACAAGCTTATCAAATTGTTCACAACTTCAAATTTTGTCTTTATCAATAAATGAGTTTGAGGGACCAATACGTAGTGAAATTGGAAGATTGAGTAACTTGCAGAAATTGGATCTCGGAACTAACCATTTCATGG GTGAAATACCCAAAGAGATAAGCAATCTTGTTGAGTTGGAGGAACTTGATCTTGTGCATAATAGTTTTAGTGGTCAACTTGAGATGGAGAACTTCAACATATCCAGGCTGAGATTGATTTCTCTTTCAAACAATAATCTATCAGGAAGCCTCCCACCAAACATGTGTTTTGTCATACCCAACATTGAAGAACTTTATCTGACCTTTACCAACCTTGTTGGGACTATTCCTCATTCTATCTCCTATCTTGTTGGGACTATTCCTCAATCTTGTGCATCTGACCATATCTCTGGCAATCAGAATCTATTCTCAAATCTTATCCACTCCACAACCCTTAGCGCAGTTACCCTTGCTAATGGATCTCGAATTGCAGTAAAAGGAATAGGGGACGTGCAACTTCTTCCCTCTATTTCCTTAAACTCAGTTTTATTTGCTCCTGAATGTCCATTTAATTTGATTTCTGTTAGCAAATTAACCAAACGCCTAAATTGTAGTGTCACTTTTTTGGCTGAATCTGTTGTTGTACAGGACCAGAGAACGGGGAAGACTATTGGAACAGGATATGAGTCATAG
- the LOC107853245 gene encoding receptor kinase-like protein Xa21: protein MEKAFTFFLFTLLLLMATSAMTQTNITTDQLTLLSLKSQIVSDPFHFLDESWSLTMSVCHWVGITCGFRHQRVKSLNLSNMALTGRIPRDLGNLSFLVSLDLGSNNFHGNLPQEMARLRRLKFLDLSVNNFRGKVPSWFGFLHELQVLNLGNNSFTGSIPYSFSNISKLETLNMKYNSIEGQIPKVIGSLINLRELNMRGNKLIGSIPLSLSNASRLETLEISHNSLQGNIPEGIGNLHNMKVLSIQANQLTGSIPFTIFNISRIEIIAFTVNSLSGNLPNGLCNGLPILKGLYLSKNNLHGHMPISMSNCSQLQRLSLSINDFTGEIPKEISNLIELELLSLAVNSFSGSLPMEIFNISGLRIIDLIDNNLSGSLPPNMCSILPNIEVLYLANLTNIVGTIPHSISNCSKLKILELANNKLTGLIPNSLGYLTHLQFLNLGENNFTSDSSLSFLTSLTNCRNLTVLYLPFNPLNGMLPASTGNLSTSLRKFYANNCKIKGRIPNEVGNLSSLLDLDLSGNNLVGSIPTSIGNLRNLQRFNLSSNKLTGFIGDHICILQHLGDIYLGQNQLSASLPNCLGNITSLREIHLGSNKLSSNIPPSLGSLHDLVVLDLSSNNMVGSLPPGIGNLKAATLIDLSMNQFSNEIPREIGGLQTLVHLSLRCNKLQGSIPDSVSTMLGLEFLDLSHNNISGIIPRSLEKLQNLKYFNVSDNKLYGEIPSGGPFKNLSSQFFIDNEALCGSSRFNVPPCPTSSKHKSNRKKFLVLFLFLGLALLFVPITFVFVWIKYRRGKRSPQQDDSLSAATRERISYYELIQATDALSESNRIGSGSFGSVYKGVLRSGTVIAVKVFRDAAFKSFDTECEVLCSFRHRNLVKVITSCSNLDFKALVLEYMPNGSLEKYLYSHNYFLDIRQRLSIMIDVACALEYLHHGCSLPVIHCDVKPSNVLLDEDMVAHLSDFGISKLLGEDQGNLYTKTLATLGYIAPEYGLEGLVSTKCDVYSYGVMLLETFTRRKPNEFEGDLSLKQWVSYSLPKEVMHIVDANLVTPMDKGLQKELDVVASIMKVALDCCAESPARRTNMKDVVGMLQKTKIQLLECGACSTK from the exons ATGGAGAAAGCATTCACATTTTTTCTCTTTACACTCTTGTTGCTTATGGCTACTTCAGCCATGACTCAAACCAACATTACCACTGATCAATTGACTCTTCTTTCCTTAAAATCTCAAATCGTTTCAGACCCCTTTCACTTCTTGGACGAAAGTTGGTCTCTCACTATGTCCGTTTGCCATTGGGTTGGAATCACTTGTGGCTTCCGCCACCAGCGAGTGAAGTCCTTGAATCTTTCTAACATGGCTCTTACGGGCAGGATACCCCGTGATCTTGGAAACCTCTCATTTCTTGTTTCTCTCGACTTGGGAAGCAACAATTTCCATGGAAATTTACCACAAGAAATGGCACGCTTGCGTCGGCTTAAGTTTCTTGATTTGAGTGTCAACAACTTCAGAGGGAAGGTTCCTTCTTGGTTTGGGTTTTTACACGAACTTCAAGTTCTAAATCTTGGGAATAATAGTTTCACTGGTTCCATACCTTATTCATTTTCTAATATTTCCAAACTTGAGACTTTGAATATGAAATACAATTCCATAGAGGGCcaaataccaaaagtgattggaagTCTTATAAATCTTAGAGAACTAAACATGAGGGGTAACAAGCTCATAGGTTCTATTCCTCTGTCACTCTCGAATGCCTCAAGGTTGGAGACTTTGGAGATATCTCATAATTCACTTCAAGGAAACATTCCAGAAGGGATCGGCAATCTTCACAACATGAAAGTGCTATCCATACAAGCTAATCAACTTACGGGTTCTATACCATTcacaattttcaatatttctaggaTCGAAATCATTGCATTTACTGTCAATAGCTTATCAGGAAATCTCCCAAATGGTTTATGCAATGGTCTCCCAATACTCAAAGGGCTTTATCTATCCAAAAACAATCTTCACGGTCATATGCCTATAAGTATGTCGAATTGTTCACAACTTCAAAGATTGTCTTTATCAATAAATGATTTCACAG GTGAAATACCCAAAGAGATAAGCAATCTCATTGAGTTGGAGCTACTAAGTCTTGCAGTTAATAGTTTTAGTGGTTCACTCCCAATGGAGATCTTCAACATATCAGGGCTGAGAATAATTGATCTTATAGACAACAATCTATCAGGAAGCCTCCCACCAAACATGTGTTCTATCTTACCCAACATTGAAGTGCTTTATCTGGCCAACTTAACCAATATTGTTGGGACCATTCCTCATTCAATCtccaattgttcaaaacttaaaattcttGAGCTTGCCAACAACAAACTCACTGGCTTGATTCCCAATTCTCTTGGATATTTGACTCATCTACAATTCCTAAACTTGGGGGAAAACAATTTCACCAGCGATTCATCATTAAGCTTCCTAACTTCCTTAACCAATTGTAGAAATTTAACAGTTCTTTATCTACCTTTCAACCCTCTAAATGGCATGCTTCCAGCCTCCACGGGAAACCTTTCCACCTCTCTTAGAAAATTTTACGCCAACAATTGCAAAATCAAAGGGCGAATTCCAAATGAAGTTGGGAACTTAAGCAGCTTATTAGACCTTGATCTTTCTGGAAATAACTTGGTCGGATCAATTCCAACATCAATTGGCAACTTGAGAAACCTTCAACGCTTCAACTTGAGTAGCAACAAACTTACAGGATTTATTGGTGATCATATATGTATATTGCAGCATTTGGGTGATATTTACTTGGGTCAAAATCAACTTTCAGCATCTCTTCCTAATTGTTTAGGGAATATTACTTCCCTTAGGGAGATACATCTGGGTTCCAATAAATTGAGTTCCAATATACCACCAAGCTTAGGGAGCCTTCATGATCTAGTAGTTCTTGACTTATCGTCAAACAACATGGTAGGTTCTTTACCTCCAGGAATTGGAAATCTAAAGGCTGCCACACTGATAGATCTGTCAATGAATCAATTCTCAAATGAAATTCCAAGAGAAATTGGAGGATTGCAAACTCTGGTGCACCTTTCTTTGAGATGCAACAAGTTGCAAGGATCTATACCTGACTCAGTGAGCACCATGTTAGGTTTGGAATTTCTAGACCTTTCTCATAACAATATATCTGGAATCATTCCCAGGTCATTGGAGAAACTTCAAAATCTGAAGTATTTCAATGTTTCTGATAACAAGTTGTATGGTGAAATACCCTCGGGGGGTCCTTTCAAGAACCTCTCGAGTCAGTTCTTCATCGACAATGAGGCATTGTGTGGTTCTTCAAGATTTAATGTTCCACCATGCCCCACTTCATCAAAGCACAAATCAAATAGGAAAAAGTTTCtagttctatttctttttctaggACTTGCACTTTTATTTGTTCCTATTACTTTTGTGTTTGTTTGGATAAAGTACAGAAGAGGTAAAAGATCTCCTCAACAAGATGATTCATTGTCTGCTGCAACAAGAGAAAGAATTTCATACTATGAATTGATCCAAGCAACTGATGCGCTTAGCGAGAGTAATCGGATTGGTTCTGGAAGTTTTGGCTCTGTTTACAAAGGCGTTCTCAGAAGTGGAACTGTCATTGCAGTAAAAGTGTTCAGGGATGCGGCATTCAAGAGTTTTGATACGGAATGTGAAGTTTTGTGCAGCTTTCGCCATAGGAATCTCGTTAAAGTCATTACTAGTTGTTCCAATCTTGATTTCAAGGCTTTAGTGCTCGAGTATATGCCTAATGGAAGTCTTGAGAAGTATTTGTATTCGCACAACTACTTCCTCGACATCCGGCAGAGACTAAGCATAatgatagatgtggcatgtgCTTTGGAATATCTTCACCACGGGTGCTCCTTGCCAGTGATTCACTGTGACGTGAAGCCTAGTAACGTCTTGCTGGATGAAGATATGGTTGCCCACCTAAGCGACTTTGGCATTTCAAAACTGCTTGGTGAAGATCAGGGTAATTTATACACTAAAACCTTAGCAACATTGGGGTATATTGCGCCAG AGTATGGACTGGAAGGACTAGTGTCAACAAAGTGTGACGTCTATAGTTATGGGGTCATGTTGCTGGAAACGTTTACTAGGAGAAAGCCTAATGAGTTTGAGGGAGATCTTAGCTTGAAGCAGTGGGTGAGTTATTCACTTCCAAAGGAAGTAATGCACATCGTAGATGCAAACTTGGTAACACCAATGGATAAAGGCTTACAGAAGGAGCTAGATGTTGTGGCATCAATCATGAAAGTGGCATTAGATTGTTGTGCTGAATCTCCGGCGAGAAGGACTAACATGAAAGATGTTGTAGGAATGCTACAGAAGACCAAGATTCAGCTTCTTGAATGTGGAGCATGTAGTACCAAATGA